One part of the Xanthocytophaga agilis genome encodes these proteins:
- a CDS encoding molybdenum cofactor guanylyltransferase has protein sequence MINSGLAGLVLCGGYSSRMGSDKGLLLHTDGYWVQNAIDKMEALGLPVWVSVREEQHAIYSSIISSDKLLADAVSVQGPLAGLLTAHQHFPEQDWLVVACDMIDMTQSVLKQVIDAYQCSKKYDCFVFEQEGKWEPLCAIYTKIALEKFLGIAKQGQLPSQSMKYLIEKSHPCFIPITSDSYPAFRNYNQPDDLKIKNPL, from the coding sequence ATGATTAACAGTGGCTTGGCTGGATTAGTACTATGTGGAGGCTACAGTTCCCGGATGGGTTCTGATAAAGGACTTTTGTTGCATACAGATGGGTATTGGGTACAGAACGCCATTGATAAAATGGAAGCTCTGGGATTACCTGTATGGGTATCTGTTCGGGAGGAGCAGCACGCTATCTACAGCTCTATAATCTCTTCCGACAAACTTCTTGCAGATGCTGTATCTGTTCAAGGCCCTTTGGCTGGATTACTTACTGCCCATCAACACTTTCCAGAGCAGGACTGGCTTGTAGTAGCCTGTGATATGATTGATATGACCCAATCTGTGTTAAAACAAGTAATAGACGCCTATCAATGTTCAAAGAAATATGATTGTTTCGTTTTTGAGCAGGAAGGAAAATGGGAGCCTTTGTGTGCAATTTATACAAAGATAGCTCTGGAGAAGTTCCTTGGAATAGCAAAACAAGGCCAATTACCTTCGCAAAGCATGAAATACCTTATAGAGAAAAGTCATCCCTGTTTTATACCTATTACGTCCGATTCTTATCCTGCTTTCAGAAATTATAATCAACCGGATGATTTGAAAATAAAAAATCCCCTTTGA
- the nrfD gene encoding NrfD/PsrC family molybdoenzyme membrane anchor subunit: protein MSHVTSSVRPPLVTGGKTYGDVTEDICRQVEGKPTTLWNIAFLISLIVLGIGGYGLYRVFWFGIGEWGLNKTVGWAWDITNFVWWVGIGHAGTLISAILLLFRQKWRTSINRAAEAMTIFAVLCAGSYILMHMGRTWLAYWALPLPNTFGPLWVNFNSPLVWDVFAISTYLTVSLVFWYIGLIPDLGTIRDRAKNKVSKVVYGILSFGWDGAAKTWQHYENVSLVLAGLSTPLVLSVHTIVSFDFATSVIPGWHTTIFPPYFVAGAIFSGFAMVLTLMLITREVFGLKDYITIGHIESMNKIIMLTGSIVGVAYITEFVIAWYSGVQYERYAFINRMMGPYWWAYWSMMSCNVISPQLFWIKKIRTSVVATFILSIVVNIGMWFERFVIIVTSLHRDYLPSSWAMFAPTKVDVLDYLYTFGFFFTCFFLFAKFLPVINIAEVKAILKSSSEHVEEHKTVTSAQPGFQARPAFNKDVE from the coding sequence ATGAGTCATGTTACTTCATCCGTAAGACCGCCTCTAGTAACCGGTGGTAAAACCTACGGCGATGTTACTGAAGACATCTGCCGCCAGGTAGAAGGCAAGCCTACGACGTTATGGAATATCGCCTTCCTGATTTCGTTGATTGTCTTAGGTATTGGAGGTTACGGCTTGTATCGGGTTTTTTGGTTCGGTATTGGAGAGTGGGGGTTAAATAAAACAGTAGGTTGGGCATGGGATATTACCAACTTCGTATGGTGGGTAGGTATTGGTCACGCTGGTACATTGATCTCTGCTATCCTTTTGCTTTTCCGTCAGAAATGGAGAACATCTATTAACCGTGCTGCGGAAGCGATGACTATCTTTGCCGTTCTTTGTGCAGGTAGTTACATTCTGATGCACATGGGAAGAACCTGGTTAGCATACTGGGCATTACCTCTTCCTAATACATTTGGCCCTTTGTGGGTAAACTTTAATTCTCCACTAGTATGGGACGTATTCGCGATCAGTACATATCTGACTGTATCCTTAGTATTCTGGTATATCGGTTTGATCCCTGATCTGGGTACTATCCGTGACCGAGCTAAGAACAAAGTATCTAAAGTTGTGTATGGTATTCTGAGTTTTGGATGGGATGGAGCTGCTAAGACATGGCAACATTATGAGAATGTGAGTTTGGTTCTTGCTGGTTTATCTACTCCACTTGTACTTTCTGTACACACCATTGTAAGTTTTGACTTTGCTACTTCTGTTATTCCAGGTTGGCACACTACTATCTTCCCTCCATATTTCGTTGCTGGTGCGATTTTCTCTGGATTTGCGATGGTGTTAACGCTGATGTTGATTACCCGTGAGGTATTTGGTCTGAAAGATTATATTACAATCGGACACATCGAGTCAATGAATAAAATCATTATGTTGACAGGTTCGATTGTGGGGGTAGCTTATATTACTGAGTTCGTTATTGCCTGGTATTCAGGTGTGCAATATGAGCGTTATGCATTTATTAATCGTATGATGGGACCTTACTGGTGGGCATACTGGTCAATGATGAGCTGTAACGTAATTTCCCCTCAGTTATTCTGGATTAAGAAAATTCGTACAAGTGTTGTTGCTACTTTTATCCTGTCTATAGTAGTAAATATCGGTATGTGGTTTGAACGTTTTGTGATCATTGTGACATCTCTGCACCGTGATTATCTGCCTTCAAGCTGGGCTATGTTTGCTCCTACAAAAGTTGACGTACTGGATTATCTGTATACATTCGGATTCTTCTTTACTTGTTTCTTCTTGTTTGCTAAGTTCTTACCTGTGATCAACATAGCTGAGGTGAAGGCAATCCTGAAGTCATCTTCAGAACATGTAGAAGAGCATAAGACTGTAACTTCAGCACAACCTGGTTTCCAGGCACGTCCGGCATTTAATAAAGACGTAGAATAA
- a CDS encoding quinol:cytochrome C oxidoreductase, translated as MAEHHSVSYNLDEQYIFDPRIRRNAIIAVVVGFALVILGIILAATGGGHEAHGEHAGAAAEHAGAAAEHGASWLKRLFANLWINNVYFTGIALCGVFFVAVQYAAWAGWSSLILRIPMAFGFFLPVSGVLMVVYFLLAGADVAHIFHGHGLFHWTVEGIADEHSPNFDEVLASKTWYLNFGFFMARMVVYFVVWFVLFTIIRKRSLQEDIEGGLEIYDRNIVFSAIFIIFFAVTSVMAAWDWSMSADPHWFSTMYGWYTFASWWVACLATITLATIYLKEQGYLKMVNSNHLHDLGKFMFAFSIFWTYVWFAQFMLIYYANIPEETNHFNEVFEGFGGKYKGMFFVNLLVNFLFPFLALMTRESKRKMTFLKLVAWGILAGHWLDFYLNMTPFMLGDDGGIGFMELGVIAIYAGVFVFIIGTFLAKAPLIAKNHPMLEESLHHNQ; from the coding sequence ATGGCTGAACATCATTCGGTTTCGTATAATTTAGACGAGCAATATATTTTTGATCCTAGAATCCGCCGGAATGCAATTATTGCAGTGGTGGTAGGATTTGCCTTGGTTATTCTGGGCATTATTCTGGCGGCTACAGGTGGTGGACATGAAGCTCATGGCGAACATGCTGGTGCTGCTGCTGAACATGCCGGAGCTGCGGCAGAACATGGAGCGTCATGGCTGAAACGCCTCTTTGCAAACCTGTGGATCAACAATGTTTATTTTACAGGGATTGCTTTGTGTGGTGTATTCTTTGTTGCAGTGCAATATGCGGCATGGGCTGGATGGTCAAGTCTGATTCTGCGTATTCCAATGGCGTTTGGCTTTTTTCTGCCAGTTTCAGGCGTATTAATGGTTGTTTATTTCCTGCTTGCTGGTGCTGATGTTGCACATATTTTTCATGGGCATGGATTATTTCACTGGACGGTAGAAGGGATTGCTGATGAGCATAGTCCTAACTTTGACGAGGTTCTAGCTTCTAAAACCTGGTATCTGAACTTTGGGTTCTTTATGGCTCGGATGGTTGTTTACTTTGTAGTATGGTTTGTTTTATTTACTATTATTCGTAAGCGATCTTTACAAGAAGATATAGAAGGTGGATTGGAGATATATGACAGAAACATTGTTTTCTCTGCGATATTTATTATTTTCTTTGCGGTTACTTCTGTAATGGCTGCATGGGATTGGTCAATGTCTGCTGATCCTCACTGGTTCAGTACAATGTATGGTTGGTATACTTTTGCAAGCTGGTGGGTAGCATGTCTGGCTACAATTACATTAGCGACTATATATTTGAAAGAGCAAGGATACCTTAAGATGGTTAATTCAAACCATTTGCATGATCTGGGGAAATTTATGTTTGCATTCAGTATCTTCTGGACATATGTTTGGTTTGCTCAGTTTATGTTGATCTATTATGCAAACATTCCTGAAGAAACAAATCACTTTAACGAAGTATTTGAAGGATTTGGTGGAAAATACAAAGGTATGTTCTTTGTAAATCTGCTTGTTAACTTCTTGTTCCCATTCCTGGCATTGATGACCAGAGAATCGAAACGTAAAATGACATTCCTAAAACTGGTTGCATGGGGTATCCTGGCAGGTCATTGGCTGGATTTCTACCTGAATATGACTCCGTTTATGTTGGGTGATGATGGTGGAATCGGATTTATGGAATTGGGTGTAATTGCTATCTATGCAGGCGTTTTTGTATTCATAATTGGAACGTTTTTAGCTAAAGCTCCTTTGATTGCTAAAAATCACCCAATGCTGGAAGAAAGCTTACATCACAATCAATAA
- a CDS encoding cytochrome c3 family protein, which produces MHIVKYLRPIWRGCSMVLLLATLTCSTVWAQGAAPAASGGGDAAAGEALFKNNCAACHAASDEVVVGPGLKGVMTRVPNKDWVYKWVKNSSAVIASGDAYGNQIFNKYNKLQMQSFPDLQNADIDNILAYVESAATAAPTADQAKADGQGGATAAPAESGLSTQYFTIILVALLVVLALVLLVLIMIISLLTKFLSNRKDLSDEDRELLEQRTDIGKVLQSAVVKGAVLIIAVLLLGKIGLDSVMRIGIAQGYAPKQPISYSHKLHAGEYKINCAYCHTSVYKGKNASIPSANICMNCHSVIKNSSPEIKKLYTAIENNQPIEWIRVHNLPDHAYFNHSQHTNVGGLACQNCHGDIEKMEVVEQVAPLTMGWCIDCHRKTEVNTKGNAYYDKLVAIHASKEPMKVATIGGIECSKCHY; this is translated from the coding sequence ATGCACATAGTCAAGTATTTACGCCCTATTTGGCGTGGTTGTTCCATGGTACTATTGCTGGCTACACTTACTTGTAGCACAGTATGGGCACAAGGTGCTGCACCTGCTGCATCTGGGGGTGGAGACGCTGCCGCTGGCGAGGCCCTTTTTAAAAATAACTGTGCTGCATGTCATGCTGCCAGTGATGAAGTAGTTGTAGGTCCAGGATTAAAAGGAGTAATGACAAGAGTTCCTAATAAAGACTGGGTTTACAAGTGGGTGAAAAATTCTTCTGCTGTTATAGCAAGTGGAGATGCGTACGGAAACCAGATTTTTAACAAGTATAATAAGCTGCAAATGCAATCCTTTCCGGATTTGCAGAATGCAGATATTGACAATATTCTGGCTTACGTAGAATCTGCTGCTACTGCTGCACCTACTGCTGATCAGGCAAAAGCTGATGGGCAAGGTGGTGCAACTGCTGCTCCTGCAGAAAGCGGTTTGTCGACCCAATACTTTACTATTATTCTAGTTGCTTTACTGGTAGTTCTGGCACTGGTGCTTCTTGTGTTAATAATGATTATCTCATTGTTGACTAAGTTTTTAAGCAACCGCAAAGATTTATCAGACGAAGATCGTGAGTTGCTGGAGCAACGTACTGACATTGGTAAAGTACTGCAAAGTGCTGTAGTGAAAGGTGCTGTATTAATCATTGCTGTGTTATTACTAGGTAAAATAGGGCTGGATAGCGTAATGCGTATAGGTATAGCCCAAGGGTATGCGCCAAAACAACCTATTTCATATTCTCACAAATTACATGCCGGAGAATATAAAATTAACTGTGCATATTGTCATACCTCTGTATACAAAGGTAAAAACGCAAGTATTCCCTCCGCTAATATTTGTATGAATTGCCATAGTGTAATCAAAAACTCTTCTCCAGAAATTAAGAAACTCTACACTGCTATTGAAAATAATCAGCCGATCGAATGGATTCGTGTACACAACCTTCCTGATCATGCTTATTTCAATCACTCTCAACATACCAATGTAGGTGGATTAGCCTGTCAGAATTGTCACGGAGATATTGAGAAGATGGAAGTAGTTGAGCAAGTTGCTCCTCTGACTATGGGATGGTGTATCGATTGCCACCGTAAAACTGAGGTTAATACCAAAGGTAATGCTTATTATGATAAATTAGTGGCTATTCATGCCAGCAAGGAGCCTATGAAAGTGGCTACTATTGGTGGTATCGAGTGTTCTAAATGTCACTATTAA
- a CDS encoding cytochrome c produces MNHLRKVTFLSLIAGALLTVACQRDHDDPGTEYAPNMYHAISYEPFRQEASFKNPYNKFGNNLWLPVPGTVARRNYQTKFGKDSTFVEDLMIYNIPKDSIGIAERTLKNPIPQTEQTLADGKELYTRYCQHCHGETGKGDGTVGKVFKGVPNYSGSGYKDMNDGHIFHVITYGKGRMWPHGSQVNPVERWKIVQYVHELQKQQ; encoded by the coding sequence ATGAATCATCTTAGAAAAGTAACCTTTTTGAGTCTTATTGCAGGTGCACTGCTCACTGTTGCTTGTCAACGTGATCATGATGATCCGGGTACAGAATATGCTCCCAACATGTATCATGCTATTTCTTATGAGCCGTTCCGGCAAGAAGCGAGCTTTAAGAATCCCTATAACAAGTTCGGTAACAATTTGTGGCTTCCTGTTCCAGGAACTGTAGCGAGACGTAATTACCAGACAAAGTTTGGAAAAGATAGTACCTTTGTGGAAGATTTAATGATCTATAATATTCCTAAAGATAGTATTGGCATTGCCGAAAGAACACTAAAGAATCCAATTCCTCAAACAGAACAAACTCTGGCTGATGGAAAGGAATTATATACCCGTTATTGCCAGCATTGCCATGGTGAAACTGGTAAAGGGGATGGTACAGTCGGGAAAGTATTCAAAGGTGTACCAAACTATAGTGGTTCTGGGTATAAAGATATGAATGATGGACATATCTTTCATGTAATTACCTATGGTAAAGGACGTATGTGGCCTCATGGCTCACAAGTGAATCCTGTTGAGCGGTGGAAAATTGTACAATACGTACACGAACTGCAAAAGCAGCAATAA
- a CDS encoding DUF3341 domain-containing protein, producing the protein MEHHIHSESAFLVGIFDDEDVLMSGVKKIRNSGVKIHEVYTPFPIHGLDDALGYSRSFMSKAAFLFGLTGFTCLITLMVWTMGFDWPMIVGGKDYVSIPVLVPVGFEGTVLFSALGMVATFLTVSNLYPGKKPFLFDSRCTDDKFVMAIDLTKNKLTPEEITSIIKNYGAIEVSTKLVKAGDLD; encoded by the coding sequence ATGGAACATCATATTCATAGCGAAAGCGCATTTTTAGTTGGTATTTTTGATGATGAAGACGTACTGATGTCGGGCGTGAAAAAAATCCGTAACAGTGGCGTAAAGATTCATGAAGTATATACTCCATTTCCTATTCACGGTTTGGATGATGCATTGGGATATTCCCGTAGCTTTATGTCTAAAGCCGCCTTCTTGTTTGGTCTTACTGGTTTTACTTGTCTGATAACACTGATGGTGTGGACAATGGGATTTGACTGGCCGATGATTGTTGGTGGGAAAGACTACGTTTCTATTCCTGTGCTGGTACCTGTTGGCTTTGAGGGTACTGTACTTTTCTCTGCCTTAGGAATGGTTGCAACTTTCTTGACTGTGAGTAATTTATATCCTGGAAAGAAACCATTTTTGTTTGATAGTCGCTGTACAGATGATAAATTTGTGATGGCTATTGATCTGACAAAAAACAAGCTTACGCCAGAAGAAATTACATCTATTATAAAAAATTACGGGGCTATAGAAGTCTCAACCAAATTGGTTAAGGCTGGTGATTTAGATTAA
- a CDS encoding cytochrome c oxidase subunit II: MITAIIVTGLLLIIAILVTVFRVQSLISITKKADERVGTSNKVNAALFPVFLFIGFGLAIWISFYSDQFLLPEASSTHGKETDNLFWITMGVIGAVFFATHILLFWFPFQYQYKKERRATFYPHNNNLEVVWTIIPGIVLTTLVISGWWVWRDIMKDAPEDAVVVELVGKQFNWIVRYPGDKQAVLGQSKSELGRYDYRLIDATNEIGIDFTDVNSFDDFTSTEIHIPKGKPVLLKIHARDVLHSVFMPHFRLKMDAVPGMQTRFWFVPEKTTAEMRTELNNPNFNYELACTEVCGRGHFSMRTLVVVDEPADYVKWVANRKPFLAQNRDYLKLVPANLKEKALQVVGPEEGGEPAAAPADSAAAPAVASVPVAK; the protein is encoded by the coding sequence ATGATAACTGCAATTATTGTCACAGGGCTATTATTAATTATTGCGATTTTAGTGACAGTCTTCAGAGTACAATCTCTGATTTCTATTACTAAAAAAGCAGATGAAAGAGTAGGAACAAGCAACAAGGTAAATGCTGCTTTGTTTCCTGTCTTTTTGTTCATCGGATTTGGTCTGGCTATCTGGATCTCATTTTATTCAGATCAGTTTCTTTTGCCAGAAGCTTCTTCTACTCATGGAAAGGAAACAGATAATTTATTTTGGATTACTATGGGGGTAATTGGAGCAGTTTTCTTTGCTACACATATCCTTTTATTCTGGTTCCCTTTTCAATATCAATACAAAAAAGAGCGTCGGGCAACATTCTATCCTCATAACAATAATCTGGAGGTAGTATGGACGATTATCCCCGGTATTGTTTTAACAACATTAGTTATTTCTGGATGGTGGGTATGGCGTGATATTATGAAAGATGCGCCAGAAGATGCAGTGGTTGTTGAACTGGTAGGAAAACAATTTAACTGGATTGTGCGTTATCCTGGTGATAAACAAGCTGTTTTGGGACAAAGCAAGTCTGAGCTTGGACGTTATGATTATCGTTTGATTGATGCGACAAATGAAATAGGAATCGACTTTACAGACGTAAATTCATTTGATGATTTTACATCAACTGAGATACATATTCCAAAAGGAAAGCCTGTTTTGTTAAAAATCCACGCACGAGATGTATTGCATAGCGTATTTATGCCTCACTTCCGTTTAAAGATGGATGCTGTTCCTGGTATGCAGACTCGTTTCTGGTTTGTTCCTGAAAAAACGACTGCAGAAATGCGTACGGAACTAAACAACCCTAACTTTAATTATGAACTAGCTTGTACTGAGGTTTGTGGTCGCGGTCACTTCTCTATGCGTACACTGGTTGTTGTAGATGAACCAGCAGATTATGTGAAATGGGTTGCTAATCGTAAGCCGTTCCTTGCTCAGAACCGTGATTATCTGAAACTGGTTCCTGCTAATCTAAAAGAAAAAGCTTTACAGGTTGTAGGTCCTGAAGAAGGTGGTGAACCTGCTGCTGCTCCTGCTGACTCTGCAGCTGCACCAGCTGTAGCAAGTGTACCTGTAGCTAAGTAG
- a CDS encoding TAT-variant-translocated molybdopterin oxidoreductase → MEGNNKVYWKGLEELSNDIHFVKNAEREFPEGTPLPGTEAAANADIMPASRRDFLKVMGFGMAAVTLAACEAPVKKAIPYLNKPEEIEASIANYYASTYVDTDGDYNSVLVKTREGRPIKIEPNPLSGVTPAGTSARAQASLLSLYDLERLKGPFNGKEKKATDWKSVDAAIGQQLQQVASSGKAIRIVSSTIISPSTKAAIREFIAKYPTAQHVTYDANSSAGILNANQTSFGKAVLPFYNFDKAEVIVGIGNADFLGTSPGSTTYSALYAKTRKLGKDKKKMSRHYQFESTLSSTGANADYRTPIKSSQEGLVAANLYNKIAKKLGAAPVSAPALDVKGLDDAANELASAKSAGVVVAGSNDPNVQTIVNAINNLLGSYSTIIDLNAPLTLKAGDDTAMANFVKELSQGQVGAVFFYNANPVYDYPTGKQFGEDLKKASLKVSFSDRMDETTSLCDYVCPDHNFLEAWNDAEPRTGYFSLGQPTINPIFQTRAAQQSLLAWAGNTIEYDKFIQSYWRTNLFSLQSKYSSFKEFWIHVLHDGVFEPKNAPVTAVSFGGDVNAAAAAVGKAGNNGIELVLYQKIGIGNGAMANNPWLQELPDPISRACWDNYLTVSHKMASELGLTQSEEDGNDLVTIEIPGKPAITLPALIQPGQAEGTVGLALGYGREKAGKAANNVGVNAYPFASVSALGVGYVVNGVKVTKAGEKRKIAQVQTHHTIMARPIVQEAKLSEYQKKANAGRFMPKVATSEGKKKATDISLWHGHKYQNHSWGMVIDLNSCTGCGSCVVACTVENNVPVVGRQEVINRREMHWLRIDRYYSSDAPKDDVKGLEEASANPEVVFQPMLCQHCNNAPCETVCPVLATTHSSEGLNQMTYNRCFGTRYCANNCPYKVRRFNWFNYTNDERFSDVNYMSQTDLGKMVLNPDVTVRTRGVMEKCSMCVQRIQEGKLNAKKERRRPVDGEIAMACESACSSGAILFGDMNDPESRISKLIAEETEGRMFQVLEEINTRPQVSYLTKIRNKA, encoded by the coding sequence ATGGAAGGCAATAACAAAGTATATTGGAAAGGTCTTGAAGAGCTAAGTAACGATATTCATTTTGTCAAAAACGCAGAGAGAGAATTTCCGGAAGGAACGCCACTGCCAGGTACTGAGGCTGCTGCTAATGCCGACATTATGCCTGCTTCGCGTCGTGACTTTCTGAAGGTGATGGGTTTTGGGATGGCTGCTGTGACATTGGCTGCCTGTGAAGCTCCGGTAAAAAAAGCTATTCCATATCTGAATAAACCTGAAGAAATTGAAGCTTCTATTGCAAATTATTATGCTTCTACTTATGTAGATACAGATGGTGATTACAATAGCGTTTTGGTAAAGACACGTGAAGGTCGTCCTATAAAAATTGAACCCAATCCTCTTTCTGGTGTAACTCCTGCTGGTACAAGTGCACGGGCACAAGCTTCTCTGTTAAGTCTATATGATCTGGAGCGTTTAAAAGGACCATTTAACGGAAAAGAGAAAAAAGCTACAGACTGGAAAAGTGTAGATGCTGCTATTGGTCAGCAATTACAGCAAGTAGCTTCTTCCGGGAAGGCAATCCGTATTGTTTCTTCTACTATTATCAGTCCTTCTACGAAGGCTGCCATCAGAGAGTTTATTGCAAAATATCCGACGGCTCAGCATGTAACGTATGATGCAAACTCTTCTGCTGGGATATTAAACGCAAACCAGACGTCATTTGGTAAAGCTGTACTTCCATTCTATAATTTTGATAAAGCAGAAGTTATTGTAGGTATTGGCAATGCCGATTTCCTGGGTACTTCTCCTGGAAGTACAACGTACAGTGCTTTGTATGCAAAAACTCGTAAACTGGGTAAGGACAAGAAAAAGATGTCTCGTCACTATCAGTTTGAGAGTACTTTATCTTCAACTGGTGCAAATGCAGACTACCGTACTCCGATTAAATCTTCTCAGGAAGGATTAGTAGCTGCCAATCTATATAATAAAATTGCTAAGAAATTAGGCGCAGCTCCTGTAAGTGCTCCTGCTTTGGACGTGAAAGGATTAGATGATGCTGCAAATGAATTAGCAAGTGCAAAATCTGCTGGTGTGGTAGTAGCAGGTTCTAACGATCCGAATGTACAGACTATTGTCAATGCAATTAATAATCTGTTAGGATCCTATAGTACTATCATTGACCTGAATGCTCCTCTTACATTGAAAGCCGGCGATGATACAGCAATGGCTAACTTTGTAAAAGAACTGTCTCAGGGACAAGTTGGTGCTGTTTTCTTCTATAATGCAAACCCTGTATATGATTATCCTACAGGAAAGCAGTTTGGCGAAGATCTGAAGAAGGCTTCTCTGAAAGTTTCCTTCTCTGACCGGATGGATGAAACCACTTCTTTGTGTGATTATGTTTGTCCTGATCATAACTTTCTCGAAGCATGGAATGATGCTGAACCTCGTACTGGTTATTTCAGCTTAGGTCAGCCAACTATTAACCCTATCTTCCAAACTCGTGCTGCTCAGCAAAGCTTGTTAGCTTGGGCTGGAAATACTATTGAATACGATAAGTTTATTCAAAGCTACTGGCGTACAAATCTGTTCTCTTTGCAATCTAAATATTCTTCTTTCAAAGAGTTCTGGATACACGTATTGCATGATGGTGTTTTTGAGCCTAAAAATGCACCTGTCACAGCCGTTAGCTTTGGTGGAGATGTAAACGCTGCTGCGGCGGCTGTTGGTAAAGCAGGTAACAATGGTATTGAATTGGTTCTTTACCAAAAAATCGGTATTGGTAATGGTGCTATGGCTAACAACCCATGGTTACAGGAATTACCTGACCCTATTAGCCGTGCTTGTTGGGATAACTACTTGACTGTTAGCCATAAGATGGCTTCAGAACTAGGTCTTACTCAAAGTGAAGAAGATGGTAATGATCTGGTTACTATTGAAATTCCTGGAAAACCTGCTATCACACTGCCTGCATTAATTCAACCTGGTCAGGCTGAAGGTACAGTGGGTCTGGCATTGGGTTATGGACGTGAGAAGGCTGGTAAAGCTGCTAACAATGTAGGTGTAAATGCATATCCATTCGCTTCTGTAAGTGCTTTGGGTGTAGGATATGTAGTGAATGGAGTAAAAGTGACTAAGGCTGGAGAGAAACGTAAAATCGCTCAGGTTCAGACACACCATACAATTATGGCTCGTCCTATTGTGCAGGAGGCCAAACTTTCTGAATACCAGAAGAAAGCTAATGCCGGAAGATTTATGCCTAAAGTGGCAACTTCTGAAGGAAAGAAAAAAGCAACAGATATTTCATTATGGCATGGTCATAAATACCAAAACCATTCATGGGGTATGGTTATTGACCTTAACTCTTGTACAGGTTGTGGATCTTGTGTAGTGGCATGTACAGTTGAAAATAACGTTCCTGTTGTAGGTCGTCAGGAAGTAATCAATCGTCGCGAAATGCACTGGTTACGTATTGATCGTTACTATAGCAGCGATGCTCCTAAAGATGATGTAAAAGGATTGGAAGAAGCTTCTGCTAACCCTGAAGTTGTATTCCAGCCAATGCTTTGTCAGCATTGTAACAATGCACCATGTGAAACGGTTTGTCCGGTATTAGCAACAACACATAGTTCTGAAGGCTTAAACCAGATGACATATAACCGTTGTTTCGGTACACGTTACTGTGCAAACAACTGTCCATATAAAGTGCGTCGTTTCAACTGGTTTAATTACACTAACGATGAACGTTTCTCTGATGTAAACTATATGTCACAAACTGATCTGGGTAAAATGGTATTGAATCCAGATGTAACAGTTCGTACACGTGGTGTAATGGAAAAATGTTCAATGTGTGTGCAACGCATTCAGGAAGGAAAATTAAATGCTAAAAAAGAACGCCGTCGTCCGGTAGATGGAGAGATTGCTATGGCTTGCGAAAGCGCATGTTCTAGTGGTGCGATTCTTTTTGGAGATATGAATGATCCTGAAAGCCGTATCAGCAAACTGATCGCAGAAGAAACAGAAGGGCGTATGTTCCAAGTATTGGAAGAAATCAATACTCGTCCTCAAGTTTCTTATCTGACAAAAATCAGAAATAAAGCATAA